From the Erpetoichthys calabaricus chromosome 12, fErpCal1.3, whole genome shotgun sequence genome, the window caaactgAAACTTCTTGGCAGGTCACATCAGCTCCACGTCCACaggccaaaaaaaagaacaccagaGCTACTGTGGCACATGGAGGAGACTCGCTTATGCTTTGGGACTGCTTTTATGTGTCTGGCATGGGGTCTTGGGTCTGTGTAGGgcacaatgaaatctcaagaccatCAAGACCTTCGGGAGTGAAATgtcctgcccagtgtcagaaagcttgGTGTCAGTTACAGGTCATGGACCCTCCAGCAGCACAAGGAGCCAAAGCTcacagctaaaagcaccaagaatggcAAATAACAAAAccttggactattctgaagtggccttctatgagccccaATTTGAATCCAATGGACCAtcaatggaaagaactgaaacctgCTGTCTGGAGAAGACCACCTTCAAAGCTGACCTctctggagcagtttgctcaggatgaGTGGGGCAAACGACCAGTGGACAGGCGCCGAAGTCTCATGGTGAGCTCCAGGTGTGAGCAGGGATTGAAAACTCTAAAGGCCATGCAGCAAAATACGAGGTGCAGGGTCCCACCATTTGTGTTCTTATTTGAAATATtgtgttgaatcaaaactctaaagcaaactctgatttttttttttttttttttttttttttgaagaatacGGAACAAACAATGTTGACTTTGGTCAGTTTCGGGTTATTTCAGGGACATCTGAGAGTTCTTCTTTCGTGGAGGgggaccaacaaatgtgtccaccTCTGTTTATATATgaaacatgtcttcagaaagggCTCAGATCCCTCCATTTCTTCACCTTTCGTTACGCTGCAGCCTTGTGCCATAccctttaaatttattttattccccatcatcaagcaacacttcgcatcccagaatgacaaaatggtATTTAGAACTTgtgataatttattaaaaataagaacctGAGATATCACACTGACCAAGCATTCCATTCCAGCCCTTTGCTCTTCCGCTCAGGCCAATAGTGATCAccactgagatgtttcttcatcttctttggaGGTAACCTGTGGTCAATTTCCATTTATTGGACTGGGTAGgagaggcacacacctgtctagagAAGGTCCTACAGGTGAGAGAAAACCAAGCTATGAGGTCAAAGGACTTGCCCTCTTGAGCTTAGAGACCGGATTGTGCCAAAGAGaagatctggggaaggttatgCACTCTGTAATTTATTAAATGCAAGAAGTTTGGAACATCCACAACTCTTCATAGAGCTGGCTTTCCAGCCAAGCTTGAGCAACTGTGAGAGAAGAGCCTAAGTAAGAGTGGTGACCAACAAGCTGATGGGCCTTCTTTCTGAGACTTTGAGCTCCTGTGTAGAGATTGGAGAATCTTCCGGAGGGGCAACCACCAATGCAGCACCCAATGGATCTTGGCCTTATGGCAGATGGTAGCCAGGgccttttcaacaaaattttaggcccccgggcaaagcagtgcactggggcccctacctgcACAACCACCcaacaagtcacaacatacatagattagcttAGGGCCCCTGGCCAACTGCCTAGTCTGCCCAtccattaagatggccctgatggTAGTCCACCTGAAGTTTGcagaaaggcacctaaaggactctcagaatAAGAATCAacgttctctggtctgatgaaaccagaaTGGACCTGTTTGGCTTCAGGCCTGTCGGGCAGAACTCATCACCTGTGCAGTGCCATTCCAGCGGTGAAGCAGGATGGTAGCAGCATCAGGAACTGGGAAACCAGTCAAAAGTCCAGAGACCTCCTTAATGGAAATCTGCTCAGGGGACTCTGGacttcagactgggctgaagCTTCACCTTCTGACAAGACAAcataggagtggcttagggacaactctgttaatgtcctcgagtggcccagtcaaagtccaggtcaaacatctctgaagagacctgAAAACATCCGCCTaccaatggtctccatccaaaTGGGAAGAACTCGACAGaaactgcagagaagaatgggagGAAATCCCCCAAATCCGAATGTATGAAACTTGTCATGTTGGACCTAAGAAGACTCCAAGCTGGAATTGCAGCCAAAGGGGGCTCCAACTAattactgagtaaagggtctgaatacttgtgtcagtgggatatttatttatgttttaataagttcacaaaaatttcaaaaatctcaTTTTTGAATGACACTCTGGTAAAAACTGGTGGCCTGGAAGCAATTTTCAGTTGATGGCCATAATGGAGCCttctcatttttacatttttatggtgtTCTGCGGGTCTTGCTATGTCCTTCCTGACTacattgtcctttttttttttttttgccagaacAACACCTAGACAGCTGCAGCAGGTGGGACAACTGGAGACCCCCAAGAAAGAGAGCTATGCTGCTGGCCAGGTGAGACACCTTGCTTTGGACGGCCTGTCGGTGTCGCCTCGTAGTTTCATCTTTTTCACTCCTCTCGGTCAAGTCAGTGTATAGCACCCATCCAGTAGGGGGCAGAAGAGTGTATTGCGCCCATACAGAATGGGCCACATCGGTGCATAGAACTTCCCCCAAAAAGGGATCAAAGGACTGTATGGTGCCCCCCTAACAGAGTGTATGTATGATAATCAGCAGTTCCAGATGAGTTTGTAGGGTACCCCCTGAGTGTATTGTGAGCCCCCAAGTGGTCACATGAGTGTATGGCCCTACAACAGGTGTCAGATAAGTGTATGCCCCCCCCCCTTTTAGCAGGGGTCCGATAAGGGTATGGCATCCACCCCAGTAGGGGTCAGATGAGTGTAAAATGCCCTCTCAGAAGGGGTCTGATAAGCGTATGGCACCCCTTCAGAAGGGGACTGATGAGTGGTTAAATGAGTGTATTGTGTGCCCCCAAGTGGTCAGATGAATCCATGGCCCTCCCTTTAGCAAGGCTCGAGTAAGTGTATGGCAGATACCTAACAAAGGTCAAATGAGGGACTGGTACTAAAAACACACACTCCAGGGGTCAGATGAGTGCATGGTGCCCCCCAATAGCCGAAGGGGTCTGATGAGAGTATGACATCAGAGGAGTGTCTGGGTTCAGATGAGTGTATGGTGAAGATTCAACAGGGGGCAGTTGAGTGTGTAGTGCCCCCTCAGAAGGTGTCTACCATTCCTTCAGAGGGGGACTGAAGGGTATATGGTGCCCCCTTAGAAGGGGTCCAATGAGAGTATGGTAACACCACAGCAGATTTCAGTTGAGTGCATAGCACACCACCGACAGGGCTCAGAGGAGTGTTTACCCCAGCCCTGGCAGAGTGAATAGTGCAGGTCCAGCAGGTTCCAGACAAGTGTATAGTGTAGGGGCAGCGGTCAGATGAGTGGACCACTGCTGGGGTTGGGCACTATACAATCAATGTTCTAGGCCATCACCATCTGTGCTGTGTGTGCTGAGATGCCTCTGTCAAACGCCATCTCTTTTAATGGTGATGTATTCCTCTGTCCTACCACTGACGAGCCTGGCATGGGCCCTCGATACCCACAGGTTCAGGCTGTGTTGTGCATAATGTCAGAGATGTAAGATCAGGGACACCCATGTTAACTGGCAGGGAGCACTACTGGTACTGTGTTGGTTCCATGAAGATCACTTTAATAGAGTTAATGCTTTTAATGGTCCCTAGACCACTAGAGAGGGCAGTGTCAGGCAAGTCCACATGGTGACTGGGGAGGACAGCCACTCTGCAACAGAACAGTACAACCAGAGGAGCATTCAAGAATGCCTGGTGCTGCTAGGAGGACCTCAGAACTTTTGAACCCAGAGGTACTTCTGAAGGGTTACCCAAATATGACCTCGGCCCCCAGGCCTAAAACTTCCCCCTAGTCTGCCATAGTTTCAATTTAGTTGTTGGGAGGCAGTTGGAGACAACGACAAAGACTCAACTGCCTAGTATTGAGATGAAGGCAGTGATCTGTGTATACAAGCAGGAAAGTGGAGTAGCCCCCCACCCCTCTGCCCTACGGGGTTAGATGGGGGTCTTCTGCTCCATAGGTACACTtctacatttgcatttatttacttaccaCATGTTTTGTCCCAAAAGGACCCACAATCGAGGTCAACACAATAAAGTACAATTTAGTCTGGGGGactttgggaacaagtgttacaggacaagggggcagaactgatcatcacaagtgaagagcaaaatcacaaaatacaaatGAGTCACAATTCCTAGATTTTAAAAGCCTAACTGGTAGAAATTCACCAAAACAagagtcttcaaacgcttcttgaacacattgagggagtcagaattctgaatggaggtgggcagctcgttccaccagctaggagttaCACGTGAGAGGAGTTGGGATTGAAATCTGACACCAAGCAGAGGTGGTGTCACCAGATGCCGTTCATCAGCTAACACGAGTCGGTGAGAAGGAGCACCGGACCCCAGAAGTGTCTCCATACATAAAGGTGCTgatccattgactactctgtagacaagCATCAAGGGTAATATAAGCCAATggagtgatctgaaaagaggagtgacgtgTGCCCGACGCGGCTGCTTGAACACCAGacgtgctgctgcattttgagtGACTTGATGACACAGGCCAGCattagtccagacatgacaagtcCCAAGCCTGGACCAGTAGTTGTGCTGCCTACTCTGTCAGATATGCTCTGATATTATATGGAGACTGGGAGACGGTCGCAGGGTGGTCCATGAAGGACATCTGGTCATTGATCGCCATTTCAAGGTTGCAGCAGGCTTGGCAGGTGTCAGTGGGTGTTGTGTAGGAGACATGCAGCATGTGGGCCTACCAGGTGAGTTGCAATAATGAGCCAGACTGAGCGGAGATAAGGGTCTGAATAGACAAATAAGATGGGATAGCAAGAAGGTCAGGTGGAGCTGGAGATGATGTTCTTCCATCCAGGTTGTAATATCTGTTAGACGCGCAGAGATGCCAGCTGACGGCGTGTGGTCTTCTGTAGTGGccgacaggtacagctgtgtatcatcagcatagcacagGTAGAAGAATCACGTGACATGACGATGGGGCCTGGTGAGGACGTGTATAGGGAGAGTTCTACCCTTTTCTAGTCCTGCTTCTATTCCTTGTGTAATcgtttgtcttttttaattcagTTCCCTACATGTTGGTCTCCTTGGTCATCCTTTGTAGCCCCTAAAGTTCACGCCACTCACCCTACCTCTCTTTCTCCCCACCCCACCCCAGCTCTTTCTCCACAGAGTGTTTGGGTATCGAGGGGTGGTGCTCTTTTCCTGGCTCACCTGCCTTTACGATCGCAACTGCACCGGCAGAAGACACCCCAGGTGAGCATTTGTGCCCGTTGCTCCGTCTTTCACATCCCGTTGCTTTGACACTGAACCATCTTCTGTGCCCACCCTACCCTGCAGCTCAGACAAGCGAGCTCCAGGTGGCTCCGAAGAGATGCAGAACCAGAAACTGATGTGCTACCAAGTGCTGGTGGACTCGCGGGACTGTCCACACATTGTGAGTACCCTTTGACCCTGTAAGGGTGTGGACGACCCACTCGCTCGCACGCTCACACCTTTAACCATGCTATTCAGTATCACGCCTTGGCCTCTTTCTCTAGCTTTCCGCTTGCCGCTGCATTTTCAACACCTGCAGGTCGGGAACACAATCTCCCCTGCGTTGCAAAGTAGTTTTCCGAGCTGCGGCCGGGTGGCCATGACATTTAAAACCCTCTGCTTTGATAATCAAATGCAGCAGGGGTTCATGGTGACAGATGGGCTGACTTTTTTTCCTTCCTGTTTCAGCGGGCCCATGTGGAGGCGGTGGCCTTCCTGGCTAACGATGACGACAGCCCGGCTCTGTACGCCATCCCAGGTATTCTCATTTTCATGGAAAAGCTTTCAATATTTcaatatcctatctatctatctatctatctatctaatcctgccaactataccaaattctatctatcgtAAATAATTTCACTGCAGGTCTGGACTATGCAAACCACGATGACATCCTGCCCTACAGCTCCAACGACTCCAGACCGATACACCACGAGCTCTTTGACCACTTCTTCACGGCGACCTCCGAGAATGGTGAGGCTCACCAGCGCCCCCTAGTGGAACTGAAACGCTATTAACACATTCTCTTGTTTTTTCAGTGTCATCTTCAGGAACGCTCCGGCATACCAGTGAGCCCCTGCAGACCTGGCAAAGCAAACAGCAGCCCTGGCTAAAGCTGAGCAGCATCCACCGCGAGACCACCGAGGGAATCCGTGTCAGCGCCATGCCCTTTTATATGGGTATGCGGGTAGGTAGCTGAGTTAAGGGAATATTTGGAAGTCATCTGGGTGCCTATTTTAATCGAGACGTCTGCTCTTCTGTGCAGGAGACTCGCAGCACACGGGTCTACTGggtgagttttttgttttctttccctcTTGATGTTCCATTATTTGGGGTCTCCACAGTGGAGGCTAATCTCCCTTTTTTTGTGGCATCTCATTTGCTTTTCTAGAATCTCCAAATGCTGAGAAAATGTGTTCACCCCATGGAAGGAAGGTTTCAGATTTTCTTGTAATGTGATGATTTTTTTGAGACCATCAAACTTAaaaaagacactttgatgtcaaaTCCGTAAAGTCGGCCATCACACCTAATGTGCTTTCTTCATTGAAGGATTGTCACGAGTGCCACTAGCCATGTCTCCATCCCATGTCcctccaaaccccccccccccccaatctctctaattccatttctgttttgtattaCTAAAGATCCGTCCATTTTTGTAACCCACTTCTACAGAGTGGGATCACAGAGCAGCTGGAGCGTAATGCAGCCAGCTTTGGGTCCATGGCAGAAACAACACCAGGAGAGGGCGccggtccatcacagggtgaacacacacacacacatcagagggcaactggcatgtctttggactgcgggagaaCATCGGAGTGTTGAGAGGAAtcctacacagacatggggagaacataacAGCTCCAGGCAGGGACTTTgatctccttgttgtgaggcagcagtgctaccagtgTGCCAACGTGTTGCTCTATAATGGAagatcatctgcaaaaagtatGGATCACAATATTGAATCTAGTTGTTAGATataatttagaataaaaaaaaagaatatataatagAGTGTGTGTGGTGTGCATGTACATGTGTACACAGCAtgtatttatactatatatagaaAGACAAGATTAAAGGACACTGTGACAACACTTGAGATAAAGCAGAGGGGCCGGGCACTTTTAAAATACACACAGTTTATGTCCACTGTGCGCCATAAAGCCATCAATAAGGAGGAAAAAGAATTCTGTGCCTCTGATTTCTGTACTTCATCATCACAACATCTGCTAACAAGGGGGAATCGCAGGTAGAAGAACGTCTAGAAAATGTCCTGGTAAGTGGCTCTAATGTATCTGCTATACCGAAGAAAAGCACACCCTGGCATTATCTTTGATGTCTTCAGTATCATAAAATCTAGACACTTAtactggtgtcagaagtgggattctAACCCTCTCTGTCAAAGAAGAGGCTAAAAAAGAATGCATAGTGTAGggg encodes:
- the LOC114663217 gene encoding polymerase delta-interacting protein 2-like isoform X2 is translated as MAICALRLRVAAACGLGSGSRRGLMAAAGRTFCPLAAPLSRRMSSTPRTTPRQLQQVGQLETPKKESYAAGQLFLHRVFGYRGVVLFSWLTCLYDRNCTGRRHPSSDKRAPGGSEEMQNQKLMCYQVLVDSRDCPHIRAHVEAVAFLANDDDSPALYAIPGLDYANHDDILPYSSNDSRPIHHELFDHFFTATSENVSSSGTLRHTSEPLQTWQSKQQPWLKLSSIHRETTEGIRVSAMPFYMGMRETRSTRVYWWRYFIRLENLTESPVQLRERHWRIFSLSGTLETVRGRGVIGRGHIPNGARGRRFL
- the LOC114663217 gene encoding polymerase delta-interacting protein 2-like isoform X1, producing MAICALRLRVAAACGLGSGSRRGLMAAAGRTFCPLAAPLSRRMSSTPRTTPRQLQQVGQLETPKKESYAAGQLFLHRVFGYRGVVLFSWLTCLYDRNCTGRRHPSSDKRAPGGSEEMQNQKLMCYQVLVDSRDCPHIRAHVEAVAFLANDDDSPALYAIPGLDYANHDDILPYSSNDSRPIHHELFDHFFTATSENVSSSGTLRHTSEPLQTWQSKQQPWLKLSSIHRETTEGIRVSAMPFYMGMRETRSTRVYWWRYFIRLENLTESPVQLRERHWRIFSLSGTLETVRGRGVIGREPVLSREQPAFQYSSHVSLQSPSGHMWGTFLMERGDGDSFDCRIPPFALESRTEDQPECGRTK